A region from the Silene latifolia isolate original U9 population chromosome 7, ASM4854445v1, whole genome shotgun sequence genome encodes:
- the LOC141589808 gene encoding protein FAR1-RELATED SEQUENCE 8-like has product MDAQRWKYSKVMANDKNCYPKLTTPLLLEKQASEFYTIVIFYIFQVEVQAACYACGHLPSPNTTGSDTDHISIIDREKDKMFERIGIVCRHVLWVLKDRGFYDIPKEYLAPRWSKSATSHPLSNVVGTSVLADCVSMENRHNNISELWSEVFNAVSLAEDNEEHCDALFQMLHSFNEIMIISVKPGKSKDKKDEVEMLLRSKIPTEATVLPPEKCKNKGSGKWITLNKENAVLENAKPLGKCHACGEMINHDSRNCPSQLA; this is encoded by the exons ATGGATGCTCAGCGCTGGAAATATTCTAAGGTAATGGCCAATGATAAGAACtgttatccaaaattgacaacCCCTCTCCTTTTAGAAAAGCAAGCTTCTGAATTTTACACAATtgtcatattttatattttccaagtAGAAGTCCAAGCCGCATGTTATGCTTGTGGCCATTTACCATCACCAAACACAACTGGTTCTGACACTGATCATATTTCAATAATTGATCGTGAGAAAGACAAG ATGTTTGAAAGAATCGGGATAGTCTGTAGGCACGTTTTATGGGTGTTGAAGGATAGGGGATTTTATGATATACCTAAAGAGTATTTAGCACCCAGATGGAGCAAATCTGCAACCTCCCACCCTCTTTCTAATGTTGTTGGAACATCTGTCCTAGCTGATTGCGTGTCAATGGAAAACCGTCATAACAATATAAGTGAACTGTGGTCGGAGGTATTTAATGCAGTCTCACTTGCTGAGGATAATGAGGAACACTGTGATGCGCTATTTCAAATGCTCCACAGTTTCAATGAAATAATGATTATTTCAGTTAAGCCTgggaagtcaaaagataagaaaGATGAGGTTGAGATGCTTCTTaggtcaaaaataccaactgaagCTACTGTTCTACCACCAGAAAAGTGCAAGAATAAGGGATCGGGAAAGTGGATAACATTAAACAAGGAAAATGCAGTCTTGGAAAATGCAAAGCCTCTGGGGAAATGTCATGCTTGCGGTGAAATGATTAACCATGATAGTAGAAATTGCCCGAGTCAACTCGCTTGA